A genomic region of Xyrauchen texanus isolate HMW12.3.18 chromosome 29, RBS_HiC_50CHRs, whole genome shotgun sequence contains the following coding sequences:
- the LOC127622964 gene encoding protein FAM219B-like, translating into MNDMKESAEQGTFSDDESPVARMKSDASSEQPQIGDKRIKVMEKRGPYIMSKAPALHMKLQKHRDSARRALQNRGFSSGRPGLHQLRHKPKNVKFNKGYAAVSQTAEDSLISLDSDSDTELDCSSGYSSAEVHPDLSRQLLKDGYHLDEIPDDEDLDLIPPKALTSSMCCCSDASSCCVQ; encoded by the exons ATGAACGACATGAAGGAGAGCGCAGAGCAGGGCACTTTCTCCGACGACGAGTCTCCAGTGGCGAGGATGAag AGTGATGCAAGCAGTGAGCAGCCACAGATAGGTGACAAGAGAATCAAAGTGATGGAGAAGAGAGGACCGTATATCATGTCAAAAGCACCTGCATTACACATGAAACTCC AGAAACACAGAGACTCGGCCAGAAGAGCTCTGCAGAACAGAGGCTTTAGCTCGGGTAGGCCTGGGCTTCATCAACTCCGACACAAACCAAAAAA TGTGAAGTTTAATAAGGGATATGCTGCTGTGAGTCAGACAGCTGAAGATTCACTCATCTCTCTGGATTCAGACAG TGATACAGAGCTGGATTGTTCATCTGGATATTCCTCAGCTGAG GTGCATCCAGACCTGAGTAGACAGCTGTTGAAGGACGGATATCACCTGGATGAAATACCTGATGATGAAGACCTGGACCTGATCCCCCCTAAAGCCTTGACCTCCTCTATGTGCTGCTGTTCAGATGCGTCATCCTGTTGCGTGCAGTGA